In the Sphingobacterium sp. PCS056 genome, TTTATTTTTGTTTTTAAGTTTGTTCTTTAGATTTTTCCCGAGTATGTAAATGGAAAATATAAAGACAACGCTGTAAACAATAGCTAGTGCTGGTTTCTCAAATTTTAGATTTTCAAAGTCGAATTCTTTATATAATCTTACCCCAATTATGATCGCTATAATACCAAAAATAAAGGATGATGCTTTTTTATTTTCCATATGTTAATGTTTTATAAGTATGTCAATTAATGTTCCTATTGCAACAGCTAAAATTGCAGCACTCACGACCCCTAACATATATGCAGCAAATCCTTTTAGATAATTACTGAGTTTCTTGTCAAAAAATTGTCCAATAGCCCAACTGAAATATGCAATTCCAATAATGCCTCCATATTGCATGATGTCAATTTTTATTAAACCTTGTAAGAGTGCGCAACATGCAAAAATGAGCATCTCTATCCCCATGACAAAACAAAGTAAGATTAGAATCTCAAATAGATTGTAGTTATAGTTTTTAAAAAATATTTTAACCCAGAAAGCAATGAATATTCCAAGTATAATATTGGAATAACCATAGTGAGCTTGCACCCAAGTAAAAATTTTTCCTGTCGTTGTTTGCTCGATTTCTTGATAATTTATATAGCCGTCTTCTATATGGAAAAAACCATTAATCAACGAATAAATAAGAGAAGTTACAATAATAAATATGATTGGTTTTACAAGTCGAGCACGATTTTCTGAAATATAATGCCTGACATTATCACCGGGTTTGGTTAGTAATTCTCTTATCGTATATAAAATCCCTCTTTCGAAATGTAAAACATGCTCGATTTCGTGCGTAATGTAGTGTCTATCAATTCTTTTAAGGATTACGGGTTGTCCACAATTTGGACAATAGTTTTGAAAGACTTCGGTGTTGCAGTTTTTACAATTCATTTATTTTTTAATATTTTAGACAATATTTAGTTAAGGTTAGTTCGGTTAAAACTGCTATTTATATACAAATATGTAAAAGTTTCATCAAATATGCAATCGGCATATCTGTAAAAAGGAAGGTTTATATGATTTAGAAGTTTCAAAGGTATGATAATGATTTATCCGATATGTTCCTTTTAGAATTGAGATGTGTAAAAATTTAGGTTTTCAATCTTAGTAATCCAATGATTGCCAGATCATTTTTAATATTGATGTATTGTACTATATTAGAAGAAAGCTTATTGTTAACAATTTTCAGACAATGATATACATTTTAGCACCATATTTGATTCATATATTTAACATAAGTGGTTAGCGAGCAACAACAATAATTGAACTGAAATTTTGAGAGGAACAATTGGTTGAAAATTGGTGTTATATTTTTTACTGATGAGGATTCTAGGTCCGTTATTTTCTTTATTGAGTTGCTGCGCTCCTATTTTTTGTTGTTAATTATTATTTTTTCAAAGATATTAAAGTTAATAGCTTGCTCAAAAGGATTATGGCATATATGATTCTCCTCCTTGTAGTCTCCATTTTATTTGGTTACGGCGGAGATTGGTTTTTTTAATAATGACATATTTTGATCAGGATCTGATTGCATAAAAGGATAGGCAATCAACAGAAATATCCTTTACTATTTCCATATTTAATTATCTTAATCATGACATTACTTTTTAATTTCCTATCATTACCTGATCACGTTGTATCACAGATAAAGGCTTTGGCTAAAATCATCTATCGGCAACAAATGATCAACTGGATGAAATTTTTAAAAGTGACTATCTTATTTTTTTGTTATCAACAAGTAGAGGCTCAAGTTTCAAAAGATGCT is a window encoding:
- a CDS encoding DUF3667 domain-containing protein, with the translated sequence MNCKNCNTEVFQNYCPNCGQPVILKRIDRHYITHEIEHVLHFERGILYTIRELLTKPGDNVRHYISENRARLVKPIIFIIVTSLIYSLINGFFHIEDGYINYQEIEQTTTGKIFTWVQAHYGYSNIILGIFIAFWVKIFFKNYNYNLFEILILLCFVMGIEMLIFACCALLQGLIKIDIMQYGGIIGIAYFSWAIGQFFDKKLSNYLKGFAAYMLGVVSAAILAVAIGTLIDILIKH